In Gammaproteobacteria bacterium, a genomic segment contains:
- the rnhA gene encoding ribonuclease HI, whose protein sequence is MANTVEIFTDGACRGNPGPGGWGALLRCRGREKNLLGAEPLTTNNRMELMAAIAALDALKSGCDVVLTTDSRYVMSGINTWMADWKKRGWRTVARKPVKNEDLWRRLDDACGRHRIEWRWVKGHSGHAENELVDRLANQAIDELLSRSDACNAARNVTAN, encoded by the coding sequence ATGGCGAACACGGTCGAGATATTCACGGACGGCGCGTGCCGCGGCAACCCAGGGCCCGGCGGGTGGGGCGCGTTGCTGCGCTGCCGCGGTCGGGAAAAAAACCTGCTCGGGGCGGAACCGCTGACGACCAATAACCGGATGGAACTCATGGCCGCCATCGCCGCACTGGATGCACTGAAAAGCGGTTGCGATGTGGTGCTGACCACGGATTCCAGATATGTCATGAGCGGCATCAACACCTGGATGGCGGACTGGAAAAAGCGTGGCTGGCGCACGGTGGCGCGCAAGCCAGTAAAAAACGAGGACTTGTGGCGCCGGCTCGATGACGCCTGTGGCAGACATCGTATCGAATGGCGCTGGGTTAAGGGCCACAGCGGCCATGCGGAAAACGAGCTGGTGGATCGCCTGGCGAATCAGGCTATCGACGAGCTGCTGTCGCGATCCGACGCGTGTAACGCGGCAAGAAATGTGACGGCGAACTAG
- the dnaQ gene encoding DNA polymerase III subunit epsilon, with amino-acid sequence MRQVVLDTETTGLEAAQGHRIIEIGCVEVINRRITGRQLHCYIQPDREIDAAAAEVHGITAEFLADKPRFAAVVDELVNFVRGAELIIHNAPFDVGFLDAELATVERGCVRDTCDVLDSLGLARQLHPGQKNGLDALCKRYGVDNSGRELHGALLDARILAEVYLAMTGGQSSLLLGELEAGSTQTDAPQRLTPRHAPLCVIKAGRDEREAHAATLRAIDQASGGQCLWLQSGENPHDNE; translated from the coding sequence GTGCGGCAGGTCGTGCTCGATACGGAAACGACGGGTCTCGAGGCCGCTCAAGGTCATCGCATTATCGAAATCGGTTGCGTGGAGGTGATCAATCGCCGAATCACCGGACGCCAGTTGCATTGTTACATTCAGCCCGACCGGGAGATCGACGCGGCTGCGGCCGAGGTGCACGGCATCACCGCGGAGTTCCTCGCCGACAAACCGCGCTTCGCGGCGGTGGTGGACGAACTGGTCAACTTTGTGCGCGGCGCGGAATTAATCATTCACAACGCGCCGTTCGATGTCGGTTTTCTGGACGCGGAACTGGCCACGGTAGAACGTGGTTGTGTGCGCGACACTTGCGACGTGCTGGATTCTCTGGGGCTCGCGCGGCAACTGCATCCTGGACAGAAAAACGGTCTGGACGCGCTGTGCAAACGCTACGGCGTCGACAATTCCGGCCGCGAACTACACGGTGCACTGCTGGATGCGCGCATCCTGGCCGAGGTTTATCTGGCCATGACCGGCGGCCAGAGCAGTCTGCTGCTGGGCGAACTGGAGGCAGGATCAACGCAGACCGACGCGCCGCAGCGTCTCACCCCACGCCATGCGCCCTTGTGCGTAATCAAGGCCGGTCGCGACGAGCGGGAAGCGCATGCCGCCACTTTGAGGGCGATCGATCAGGCCAGCGGCGGTCAATGTCTGTGGCTGCAATCCGGGGAAAATCCGCACGATAATGAGTGA
- the smpB gene encoding SsrA-binding protein SmpB yields the protein MNKQTKPDRATIALNKKARHDFFIEERFEAGLALEGWEVKSLRAGRAQLMESYVVIRDAQAWLLGAHISPLTTASTHISPDPIRTRKLLLHREELDKLIGAVERKGQALVPTALYWKRGRAKLEVGLARGKKQFDKRAVEKQRDWQRDKQRLLKHSS from the coding sequence ATGAACAAGCAAACCAAGCCCGATCGCGCCACCATCGCACTGAACAAGAAGGCGCGCCATGATTTCTTTATCGAAGAGCGATTCGAAGCCGGGCTGGCGCTGGAGGGGTGGGAAGTCAAGAGCCTGCGCGCAGGGCGTGCGCAGTTGATGGAAAGCTACGTCGTGATCCGGGATGCGCAGGCGTGGCTGCTGGGGGCGCACATATCGCCGCTGACCACCGCCTCGACGCATATCTCGCCCGATCCGATCCGGACGCGCAAACTGCTGTTACATCGAGAAGAACTGGACAAACTCATCGGGGCGGTGGAACGCAAGGGTCAGGCGCTGGTGCCCACCGCGCTGTACTGGAAACGCGGTCGCGCCAAACTGGAAGTCGGTCTCGCGCGCGGCAAAAAACAATTCGACAAACGCGCCGTGGAAAAACAACGCGACTGGCAACGCGATAAGCAACGCTTGTTGAAGCACAGCTCGTAA
- a CDS encoding type II toxin-antitoxin system RatA family toxin: MKTIHRDASVPYTPTEMFQLVDDIEAYPQFLPWCRVARVLARDQRQVRAMLAVAKGRIEKSFTTLNILRPHDQIDVRLVEGPFRKLDGLWRFESLAGGGCHVTLDMTFEMSSRLMAMTLGPVFNQAANMLVDAFVKRAREVYGRR; this comes from the coding sequence ATGAAAACAATCCACCGCGATGCCTCGGTGCCGTACACGCCTACCGAAATGTTTCAACTGGTCGACGATATCGAGGCCTATCCGCAGTTTCTTCCCTGGTGCCGTGTTGCGCGGGTGCTGGCGCGCGATCAACGTCAGGTCCGGGCGATGCTCGCGGTCGCCAAGGGCCGCATTGAAAAATCGTTTACGACGCTCAACATCCTGCGGCCGCACGACCAGATCGATGTGCGGCTGGTGGAAGGTCCGTTTCGCAAACTCGACGGTTTATGGCGGTTCGAGTCTCTGGCGGGCGGGGGTTGTCATGTTACGCTGGATATGACCTTCGAGATGTCCAGCAGGCTTATGGCGATGACCCTGGGGCCGGTGTTCAACCAGGCCGCCAATATGTTGGTGGATGCGTTCGTCAAACGCGCGCGGGAAGTTTATGGACGTCGCTGA
- a CDS encoding RnfH family protein — MDVAEQPASITVEVVYATCNEQAGVNLRMKSGATLRDAVERSGLLTRFADIDLNINKTGVYGRLTALDHRLREGDRVEIYRPLRADPKESRRQRARKGSEPSKSPKR, encoded by the coding sequence ATGGACGTCGCTGAGCAACCTGCATCAATCACGGTAGAGGTTGTTTACGCGACCTGCAACGAACAGGCCGGCGTCAACTTGCGGATGAAAAGCGGCGCGACTCTGCGTGATGCCGTTGAGCGTTCCGGCCTGCTGACCCGCTTTGCGGACATCGATCTGAACATCAATAAAACCGGCGTTTACGGCAGGCTGACAGCGTTGGACCACCGGCTTCGGGAGGGGGATCGCGTGGAGATTTATCGTCCCTTGCGCGCCGATCCGAAGGAGAGTCGACGGCAGCGCGCACGCAAGGGGTCTGAGCCGAGCAAGTCGCCCAAACGCTGA
- a CDS encoding outer membrane protein assembly factor BamE gives MTHQTSRLRQICLTVFMMISLVLAGCSVFSVHRIDVRQGNALKERDVKQLELGMNPEQVTYLLGNPLIDDSYHTDRWDYVYYYDPGYGKTEQRRLTVFFESGQVIRIKRPQGNA, from the coding sequence ATGACACACCAAACTTCACGCCTCCGACAGATCTGCCTGACTGTTTTCATGATGATCAGCCTGGTGCTCGCCGGCTGTTCGGTATTTTCAGTGCATCGTATCGATGTCCGGCAGGGCAACGCGCTTAAAGAGAGAGACGTGAAGCAGCTGGAGCTCGGCATGAATCCCGAGCAGGTCACTTATCTGCTTGGCAATCCTCTTATCGACGACAGTTACCATACCGATCGCTGGGACTATGTTTATTATTACGATCCCGGCTATGGCAAGACCGAACAACGCCGCTTAACCGTGTTTTTTGAAAGTGGGCAGGTAATCCGTATCAAGCGTCCGCAAGGGAATGCTTAA
- the fur gene encoding ferric iron uptake transcriptional regulator, translating to MESQDLKKAGLKVTLPRMKILEILEKSNPETHHLTAEDIYRLLLEAEEEIGLATVYRVLTQFEAAGLVIRHHFEGGQAVFELDRGKHHHMVDLSSGKVTEFTSDEIDALQKAIADKYGYVIEERSMVLYVRPKKSHQD from the coding sequence GTGGAAAGTCAGGATCTCAAAAAGGCAGGTCTTAAGGTGACGCTGCCGCGCATGAAGATTCTCGAGATCCTCGAGAAATCGAACCCGGAAACGCACCACCTCACGGCGGAAGATATTTACCGGCTTCTACTGGAGGCTGAGGAGGAGATCGGTCTGGCCACCGTCTACCGGGTGCTCACCCAGTTCGAGGCCGCCGGTCTGGTTATCCGCCATCATTTCGAGGGCGGGCAGGCCGTGTTCGAACTCGATCGCGGCAAACATCATCACATGGTCGACTTGAGCAGCGGCAAGGTCACCGAGTTTACCAGCGACGAAATCGACGCGTTGCAAAAAGCGATCGCGGACAAGTACGGTTATGTGATCGAAGAGCGCAGCATGGTGCTCTACGTACGGCCGAAAAAAAGCCATCAGGATTAA
- the recN gene encoding DNA repair protein RecN: protein MLTRIHIRDFAIIDELELEFGPGMSVLTGETGAGKSILIDALGLVLGDRAEITLALDIEQRDDARAWLDEHGLEENGECLLRRVISRDGRSRAYINGSPAALQLLRQFGEMLVDIHGQHEHQSLLRNITQRELLDAHAANSARLRRLTEIYHELRSLREKVSGFTEQAREREDRIDLLRFQSRDLTQLALVEGEFETLGEEHRRLAHADQLRDATSRAYLALYENDEGTVDGQLSQVITDLESLSKLDDAISEPLDLLTAAQAQLREAASLLRRYTDGLVLDPQRFAWVEARIADIHTLARKHRLGPEEIPARQTALEAELAILESPEYDLERLNQRLRVLADDYQAAAQAVHCARASAAENLGSAVSTAMQDLGLAGGRFEIRVDFDDAREIAPSGLDRIEFLVSANPGQPLRPLAKVASGGELSRISLAIQIIAANDLSIPTLIFDEVDSGIGGAVAEVVGRQLRSLSGQRQVLCVTHLPQVAAQTHHHYQVSKAIRGHGTQTRVALLDDLQKIDEIARMLGGLEMTAKTRAHAQEMIGRAQAV from the coding sequence GTGCTGACCCGCATCCACATTCGCGATTTCGCCATCATCGACGAGCTAGAACTCGAGTTCGGGCCGGGCATGAGCGTGCTGACCGGGGAGACCGGTGCGGGCAAGTCGATACTCATAGACGCGCTGGGGCTGGTGCTGGGCGACCGCGCCGAGATCACCCTGGCTCTCGACATCGAACAACGGGATGACGCGCGCGCGTGGCTCGATGAGCACGGCTTAGAAGAGAACGGCGAGTGTCTGTTGCGACGCGTCATTTCGCGCGACGGCCGTTCCAGAGCTTACATCAACGGCTCGCCCGCCGCCCTGCAACTGCTGCGTCAGTTCGGCGAGATGCTGGTCGATATTCATGGACAGCATGAACACCAATCATTGCTTCGCAACATCACTCAGCGCGAACTGCTGGATGCGCATGCGGCAAACAGTGCCCGCCTGCGGCGGCTTACAGAGATTTATCACGAGTTGCGCAGCCTGCGCGAGAAAGTCAGCGGCTTTACCGAACAGGCCCGCGAACGCGAGGATCGGATCGACCTGCTGCGTTTTCAGTCGCGGGATCTGACGCAGCTTGCACTGGTCGAAGGCGAATTCGAAACCCTGGGCGAAGAACATCGCCGACTGGCGCATGCCGATCAGCTCCGCGACGCAACCTCGCGAGCCTATCTCGCCCTTTACGAAAACGACGAAGGCACTGTCGACGGCCAGCTGAGTCAGGTGATCACGGACTTGGAATCGCTAAGCAAACTCGATGACGCCATCTCTGAACCGCTGGATTTATTGACCGCGGCGCAAGCCCAGTTGCGGGAAGCCGCAAGTCTTTTGCGCCGTTATACGGACGGGCTTGTCCTGGACCCGCAGCGGTTTGCGTGGGTGGAGGCGCGGATCGCCGATATCCACACCCTGGCCCGCAAGCATCGACTCGGTCCTGAGGAAATTCCGGCCCGCCAGACGGCCCTGGAGGCTGAACTGGCTATCCTGGAAAGTCCGGAATACGACCTGGAGCGGCTTAACCAGCGCCTGCGAGTCCTCGCAGACGATTATCAGGCCGCCGCGCAAGCCGTGCATTGCGCGCGCGCTTCCGCCGCGGAGAACCTCGGCAGTGCAGTATCCACCGCGATGCAGGACCTGGGGCTGGCTGGCGGACGCTTCGAGATCCGCGTTGACTTCGACGACGCGCGCGAGATCGCGCCGAGTGGACTGGATCGCATCGAATTTCTGGTCAGCGCCAATCCCGGCCAGCCCTTGCGGCCGCTGGCGAAAGTCGCCTCCGGCGGCGAGCTCTCACGCATCAGCCTGGCGATTCAGATCATCGCGGCCAATGACTTAAGCATCCCTACCCTTATCTTCGACGAGGTGGACAGCGGCATCGGTGGCGCGGTGGCGGAAGTGGTGGGGCGACAGTTGCGAAGTTTAAGCGGACAACGCCAGGTGTTGTGCGTGACACATCTGCCGCAGGTGGCGGCGCAGACGCATCATCATTATCAGGTCAGCAAAGCGATACGCGGACACGGAACTCAAACCCGGGTAGCGCTGCTCGACGATCTACAGAAAATAGATGAGATCGCGAGGATGCTGGGTGGTCTGGAGATGACGGCCAAGACCCGCGCGCACGCACAAGAGATGATAGGTCGCGCGCAGGCTGTTTGA
- a CDS encoding NAD(+) kinase has translation MTVFHTIGLITKPGDALLADTARGLLEYLHARGAQVLVDESAGGVLRQAAEISVGRDEIARRCDLAIVVGGDGTLLHAARSLVDHGVPLLAINRGRLGFLADILPEDMYTRLDEILAGRYKEERRYLLRARVTRGAETLAESDAINEVVVHVQGSIRMIELEIYIDGRPVNTLRADGLIVATPTGSTAYALSGGGPIVHPSLEAIVLVPICPHTLTNRPIVIDAASRIEVVVCRENDNRARASFDGQDNFDLIPDDRVCIARKASAFRLIQPLDHDYFQVLRAKLRWG, from the coding sequence ATGACCGTGTTCCACACCATTGGCCTGATCACAAAACCCGGCGACGCGCTGCTCGCGGATACCGCGCGCGGCCTGCTGGAATATTTGCACGCGCGCGGCGCGCAGGTGCTGGTTGACGAAAGCGCTGGCGGCGTATTGCGGCAGGCTGCGGAGATCAGTGTAGGTCGTGACGAGATCGCGCGGCGCTGCGATCTCGCGATCGTGGTCGGCGGCGACGGCACGCTGCTGCATGCCGCACGCTCGCTGGTGGACCACGGCGTGCCACTGCTGGCCATCAACCGCGGCCGGCTGGGATTCCTGGCGGATATATTGCCCGAGGACATGTACACGCGCTTGGACGAAATACTCGCCGGCCGCTACAAGGAAGAGCGGCGTTATCTGTTGCGGGCGCGCGTGACGCGGGGCGCCGAGACTCTCGCGGAAAGCGACGCCATCAACGAAGTGGTGGTGCACGTGCAGGGCTCTATCCGCATGATCGAGCTGGAAATCTACATCGACGGTCGCCCGGTCAATACCTTGCGTGCCGACGGGCTGATCGTCGCTACCCCGACCGGTTCGACGGCCTACGCCCTGTCCGGCGGCGGGCCGATTGTGCACCCCAGCCTGGAGGCGATCGTGCTGGTACCGATCTGCCCGCACACCTTAACTAACCGTCCTATCGTGATCGATGCGGCAAGCCGCATCGAAGTCGTGGTGTGCCGGGAGAACGACAACCGTGCGCGTGCCTCGTTCGATGGCCAGGATAATTTCGATCTGATACCCGATGACCGCGTGTGTATCGCCCGCAAGGCGTCGGCATTCCGGCTGATCCAGCCGCTTGATCACGATTATTTTCAAGTGTTGCGCGCCAAATTGCGATGGGGGTGA
- the hrcA gene encoding heat-inducible transcription repressor HrcA, giving the protein MSAESGQSSATALSERGQHLLRVLVQTYIGDGRPVGSQTLLRAAAVDLSPATIRSVMADLEDRGLIYSPHASAGRIPTVKGYRLFIDTMLRVLPLHDAVIDQLKERLSRDLTPHSLVEAASDMLSGITRLAGVVTVPRQEHASLRQIEFLGLSENRVLAILVMNQHEVQNRVIQLDRAYSESELREAANYLNAKFAGRGMVALRRELLAELDAVREDMNCMMRSAIELGEKAFASDERVQDDFVVVGQTNLMGYEQLSDVDKLRQLFDAFSTKRDILHLLDKCICARGVQIFVGQESGYQVLDECSVVSAPYSVQGDVIGVLGVIGPTRMPYDRVIPIVDITARLLGAALNTRSRDPT; this is encoded by the coding sequence ATGTCGGCAGAAAGTGGGCAATCTTCGGCAACGGCGCTCAGTGAGCGCGGGCAGCACCTGCTCCGTGTGCTGGTGCAAACTTACATCGGCGATGGCCGGCCAGTAGGTTCTCAAACCCTGCTGCGCGCCGCTGCGGTAGATTTGAGCCCGGCCACGATCCGCAGCGTCATGGCCGATCTTGAGGATCGCGGACTGATTTACTCGCCGCACGCCTCGGCCGGGCGCATCCCCACAGTCAAGGGTTATCGGCTGTTTATCGATACCATGCTGCGGGTGCTGCCGCTGCACGACGCGGTTATCGATCAGTTGAAGGAGCGGTTGAGTCGCGACCTGACGCCGCATTCGCTGGTCGAGGCGGCCTCGGACATGCTGTCTGGCATCACGCGTCTGGCGGGGGTTGTCACGGTGCCGCGCCAGGAACACGCGTCGTTGCGGCAGATCGAATTTTTAGGGCTTTCCGAGAATCGCGTGCTCGCGATCCTGGTGATGAACCAGCACGAGGTGCAGAACCGGGTTATACAGCTCGATCGCGCCTATTCCGAGTCCGAACTTCGCGAGGCGGCCAATTATCTCAACGCGAAGTTCGCAGGAAGAGGCATGGTTGCGCTGCGGCGCGAACTGCTCGCTGAACTCGACGCGGTGCGCGAGGACATGAACTGCATGATGCGCTCGGCCATCGAGTTGGGCGAGAAGGCGTTCGCGAGCGACGAACGCGTACAGGACGATTTCGTGGTCGTAGGTCAGACCAACCTCATGGGCTATGAGCAGCTTTCCGATGTGGACAAGCTGCGCCAGTTGTTCGACGCGTTCAGCACCAAGCGCGATATTCTGCATCTGCTGGACAAATGCATTTGCGCGCGCGGCGTGCAGATTTTCGTCGGCCAGGAATCCGGCTATCAGGTGCTGGACGAGTGCAGCGTCGTGTCGGCGCCGTATTCCGTGCAGGGCGATGTGATCGGCGTGCTCGGTGTGATCGGGCCCACGCGCATGCCCTACGACCGTGTGATTCCGATTGTCGATATTACCGCCAGGCTACTGGGTGCGGCCTTGAATACCCGGAGCCGCGACCCTACTTGA